The Gemmatimonadaceae bacterium genome window below encodes:
- a CDS encoding dipeptidase yields the protein MNEQVLERLRTSHDRILGELVEFAAIPSVSTDPAHAADMTAAAQWVATKLAAAGPITVRTIATRGNPVVYGEWLGAPGQLTVLVYGHYDVQPPDPLAKWHSAPFTPTVRDGRLYARGVSDDKGPMLIPIKVAEAFFACAGALPVNVKFMFEGEEEIGSENLEAFIAQHTELLAADFVLSADGAMWRINEPSLTVASRGLAGLEFTLASAAKDLHSGRHGGGVANPLHAMAQLVASLHHADGRIAVDGFYETVKELTPAERAAIAALPFDEQAYLAQVGAPAVFGEPGYTTLERQWTRPTVEVNGLWGGYEGPGQKTVIPSEAHAKITCRLVPDQRPQDVIALLTKHLQSHVPPGTALTVSTADHGAWPAHIDGNHFALKAADAALHAVYGVHPLVVRMGGTVPISELFQRHMNLDTVFFSFSTADEDYHAPNEFFRVHRLHEGLEAWARIWHILGNPPGVGANT from the coding sequence GGTTCTTGAGAGACTCCGCACGAGTCACGATCGCATTCTCGGCGAGTTGGTGGAGTTCGCGGCGATTCCGAGCGTGAGCACCGATCCGGCGCACGCGGCCGACATGACCGCCGCCGCGCAATGGGTGGCCACGAAACTCGCCGCGGCCGGGCCTATCACGGTGCGCACCATCGCCACACGAGGCAATCCCGTGGTGTATGGCGAATGGCTGGGCGCACCCGGCCAGCTCACGGTGCTGGTGTACGGCCACTATGACGTGCAACCGCCCGATCCGCTGGCGAAGTGGCACAGCGCGCCGTTCACTCCCACCGTGCGTGATGGCCGACTGTACGCGCGGGGCGTGTCCGACGACAAAGGGCCGATGCTTATCCCCATCAAAGTCGCCGAAGCATTCTTTGCGTGTGCGGGTGCGTTGCCCGTCAACGTGAAGTTCATGTTCGAAGGCGAAGAGGAGATTGGCAGCGAGAACCTTGAGGCATTCATTGCGCAGCACACCGAGTTGCTGGCGGCAGACTTCGTGTTGTCGGCCGATGGTGCGATGTGGCGCATCAACGAGCCATCGCTGACCGTGGCCAGCCGCGGACTGGCAGGATTGGAGTTCACACTCGCCTCGGCCGCAAAGGACCTGCATTCGGGCCGTCACGGTGGTGGCGTGGCCAATCCGCTGCATGCCATGGCGCAGCTCGTGGCCTCGTTGCACCACGCCGACGGTCGCATTGCCGTCGATGGATTCTATGAGACCGTGAAAGAGCTCACGCCGGCCGAGCGTGCTGCAATTGCCGCGTTGCCATTCGACGAACAGGCGTACCTCGCGCAGGTGGGTGCGCCGGCGGTGTTTGGCGAACCGGGCTACACCACACTCGAACGCCAGTGGACGCGGCCCACCGTTGAAGTGAACGGCCTGTGGGGCGGGTACGAAGGCCCGGGTCAGAAGACCGTGATCCCCAGCGAAGCACACGCGAAGATCACCTGTCGGCTGGTGCCCGATCAACGCCCCCAGGATGTCATCGCGCTGTTGACGAAACATCTGCAGTCACACGTGCCGCCAGGTACCGCCCTGACTGTCAGCACTGCCGACCACGGCGCGTGGCCCGCCCACATCGACGGCAATCACTTTGCCCTCAAGGCCGCCGATGCCGCGTTGCATGCGGTGTACGGCGTGCATCCGTTGGTGGTGCGCATGGGCGGCACGGTGCCTATCTCCGAGCTGTTCCAGCGTCACATGAATCTCGATACCGTGTTCTTCAGCTTCTCCACGGCCGACGAAGACTATCACGCACCCAACGAGTTCTTTCGTGTGCATCGGTTGCACGAAGGCCTCGAAGCCTGGGCGCGCATCTGGCACATTCTTGGAAATCCACCTGGCGTCGGGGCCAACACATGA
- a CDS encoding APC family permease, which translates to MTASENTELARAEAAVEAHSAGLIKELGVRDLALTQILFIVGLTWIGVAGKLGPSNMVFWLLALTLFYLPSAAVVMYLNKLMPLEGGLYQWAKLGFNQTVGFMLAWNLWLYVIALTSEVGLAATTYLSYAIGPSAAWMTSSAWVAALASAVIVSLMVVASTIGLSVGKWVHNFGGMLMLIVFGVVILLPILGLLTGTLTAYNPFRTSMPELSLLNLNILGKMGFGALGGFEYVAILAGETRAPSRSVGKSVLIAAPIIAIMFVLGTSTVVAYIPTADIDLVGPLPQVLRAGFAPFGIAGPLVTVAILMTLIMRVAQSSVSFTAVTRLPMVAGWDSMLPAWFSRLHHKYQTPVNSIVLVGLCSFGLSVIGNIGVGQAEAFQLLFNASGIFYALTYIVMFAIPIFGLRGITPRPPLWLRVTSMSGLLMTVLYVALSVFPIIKVESVSTFAFKITGVIVVMNLVGVGILVAAKRRVARG; encoded by the coding sequence ATGACGGCATCTGAGAACACCGAACTCGCGCGGGCCGAAGCAGCGGTCGAAGCGCACAGCGCCGGGCTGATCAAGGAACTCGGTGTGCGCGACCTGGCCCTCACGCAAATCCTGTTCATTGTGGGGCTCACCTGGATTGGCGTGGCCGGAAAGCTCGGGCCGTCCAACATGGTGTTCTGGCTGCTCGCGCTGACGCTGTTCTATTTGCCGTCGGCCGCCGTGGTGATGTACCTCAACAAGTTGATGCCGCTGGAAGGCGGATTGTATCAGTGGGCGAAACTCGGATTCAATCAGACCGTGGGCTTCATGTTGGCGTGGAATCTCTGGCTGTATGTGATTGCGCTCACGTCGGAAGTGGGATTGGCCGCCACCACGTATCTCTCCTACGCCATTGGCCCGAGCGCGGCGTGGATGACGTCCAGCGCGTGGGTGGCGGCCTTGGCATCGGCAGTGATTGTCTCGTTGATGGTGGTGGCGTCCACCATCGGCCTCTCGGTTGGCAAGTGGGTGCACAATTTCGGCGGCATGCTGATGCTTATTGTGTTCGGCGTGGTGATCCTGCTCCCAATACTCGGGTTGCTCACCGGCACACTGACCGCGTACAACCCGTTTCGCACCAGCATGCCCGAGCTGTCGTTGCTCAATCTGAACATTTTGGGCAAGATGGGCTTTGGAGCGCTTGGTGGATTCGAGTATGTCGCCATTCTCGCCGGCGAAACCAGGGCACCAAGCCGATCAGTTGGCAAATCCGTGCTCATTGCCGCGCCCATCATTGCCATCATGTTCGTGCTGGGAACCAGCACCGTGGTGGCATACATTCCCACCGCGGATATCGATCTGGTCGGGCCGCTGCCACAGGTGCTCCGTGCCGGGTTCGCGCCATTTGGCATTGCGGGACCGTTGGTGACCGTGGCCATTCTCATGACGTTGATCATGCGGGTGGCGCAGTCGAGCGTGAGTTTCACCGCCGTGACCAGACTGCCCATGGTGGCCGGGTGGGACAGCATGCTGCCCGCGTGGTTCAGCCGTCTGCATCACAAGTACCAGACACCCGTCAACTCGATCGTGCTGGTGGGGTTGTGCTCGTTTGGCCTGTCGGTGATCGGCAACATCGGCGTGGGGCAGGCGGAAGCGTTTCAACTGCTGTTCAACGCCAGTGGAATTTTCTATGCCCTCACGTACATCGTGATGTTCGCGATTCCGATTTTCGGATTGCGGGGCATAACACCGCGACCGCCACTGTGGTTGCGCGTGACGTCCATGTCGGGACTGCTCATGACGGTGTTGTACGTGGCGCTGTCGGTGTTCCCGATCATCAAGGTGGAGAGCGTGTCAACGTTTGCCTTCAAGATTACGGGCGTGATCGTGGTGATGAATCTGGTGGGCGTGGGAATTCTGGTGGCAGCAAAGCGGCGCGTGGCGCGCGGGTGA
- a CDS encoding Uma2 family endonuclease yields MTQTDVVWTLAELDRLPDDGNKYELVDGALFVTPAPSPAHESLGSELHTILDPYVRAQRIGKVFRPRAVVRVDGSEVEPDIMVRPNTPSIPSTWELAPIPLLVVEIASRTTRLRDHAQKREFYLRCGVAQYWIVDGERRTIRVVAPNADDVVVENEMVWQPAGASAALTIDVAAYFREALG; encoded by the coding sequence ATGACTCAGACTGATGTTGTCTGGACGCTGGCCGAGCTCGATCGGCTGCCCGACGACGGCAACAAGTACGAGCTCGTGGACGGAGCGCTGTTCGTGACGCCGGCCCCGTCGCCGGCGCACGAGTCACTCGGCTCCGAGTTGCACACCATCCTCGACCCCTACGTGCGAGCGCAGCGGATCGGCAAGGTGTTCAGGCCTCGGGCCGTTGTGCGCGTGGACGGTTCCGAGGTCGAGCCCGACATCATGGTGAGACCGAATACCCCGTCAATCCCATCTACGTGGGAACTGGCACCGATTCCGCTACTGGTTGTGGAAATTGCCTCACGTACTACCCGGCTGCGCGATCACGCGCAGAAGCGCGAGTTCTATCTGCGCTGCGGCGTCGCACAGTACTGGATTGTTGACGGCGAGCGTCGCACGATTCGGGTGGTGGCGCCCAATGCGGATGACGTGGTTGTTGAAAACGAGATGGTGTGGCAACCAGCCGGTGCGAGTGCGGCGTTGACCATTGATGTCGCCGCCTACTTTCGCGAGGCGCTGGGCTAG
- a CDS encoding carboxypeptidase regulatory-like domain-containing protein produces MRRLRDVDVVLDPTTRQTRSDSLGAFRFVGVAAGEYRVRVRRIGFEAVVMKILAISDHDVAVNVAMQPSAQALATMTIAGKRIDYPVRLTEAYTRMRRSTGYFVTREQIDSLFPRDVSSLLMRIPGVRVIGMGDFEFARCDTERNVHVWVDGTRWTKYFSRDTLINVNATKAVRDIPVSSIQLMEVYSGVARIPGEYLDDACAVILIWRK; encoded by the coding sequence GTGCGCAGGCTTCGAGATGTCGATGTGGTGCTCGATCCGACCACTCGACAGACCCGGTCGGATTCGCTGGGCGCCTTTCGTTTTGTCGGCGTGGCTGCAGGCGAATACCGAGTGCGGGTTCGCCGGATAGGCTTCGAAGCGGTGGTCATGAAGATTTTGGCCATCTCCGACCACGACGTTGCAGTAAACGTCGCGATGCAGCCCTCCGCGCAGGCCCTGGCGACCATGACGATCGCGGGGAAGCGCATTGACTATCCGGTGAGGCTCACGGAGGCGTACACGCGCATGCGCCGCAGCACGGGCTACTTCGTGACACGAGAGCAGATTGATAGCCTATTTCCCCGCGACGTGAGCTCATTGCTGATGCGGATACCTGGCGTTCGCGTCATCGGGATGGGTGATTTCGAATTCGCGAGATGCGACACTGAAAGAAACGTCCATGTGTGGGTTGATGGCACACGATGGACGAAGTACTTCTCACGTGACACATTGATCAACGTGAACGCCACCAAGGCCGTGCGGGATATCCCTGTATCCTCGATCCAACTCATGGAGGTCTACAGCGGCGTCGCGCGCATTCCTGGCGAGTATCTCGATGACGCCTGCGCGGTGATTCTCATTTGGCGAAAGTAG
- a CDS encoding carboxypeptidase regulatory-like domain-containing protein: MVLEPTGRQTRTDSLGGFRFVGVDAGEYLVRVRRVGFEARVMKVVAIADREVSVNVAMVSSAQAIATMTIAGKRVDYPVRLTDAYTRMRRSTGYFVTRAN, translated from the coding sequence GTGGTACTTGAACCGACGGGTCGGCAGACCCGTACGGACTCGCTTGGCGGATTTCGCTTCGTCGGTGTGGACGCGGGCGAATATCTGGTGCGTGTTCGCCGCGTGGGTTTCGAGGCGAGAGTGATGAAGGTCGTGGCCATCGCCGACCGCGAGGTTTCGGTGAATGTCGCGATGGTGTCCTCGGCGCAGGCCATCGCGACCATGACGATCGCGGGAAAGCGCGTCGACTATCCGGTACGTCTAACGGATGCGTACACGCGCATGCGGCGGAGTACAGGATACTTCGTGACACGAGCAAATTGA
- a CDS encoding carboxypeptidase regulatory-like domain-containing protein: protein MRRLRDAAVALDPSDRQTRTDSLGTFRFAGVAAGEYRVRVRRIGFEAVVMKVVAIADREVVVNVAMMSSAQAIATMTISGKRIDFPVRLTDAYSRMRRSTGYFFSREQIDSLFPLDVSALLMRTPGVRVTGDGRFDFARCKTSRNIHVWVDGARWTNYHGFGGMDAHTAVRDIPPSSIQLMEVYSGVARIPGEYLDDACAVILIWRK from the coding sequence GTGCGGCGACTGCGAGACGCGGCCGTGGCGCTGGATCCGAGTGACCGACAGACGCGCACGGACTCGCTGGGCACCTTTCGGTTTGCCGGCGTGGCCGCAGGCGAATACCGGGTGCGGGTTCGGCGGATAGGCTTCGAGGCGGTGGTGATGAAGGTCGTGGCTATCGCCGATCGTGAGGTTGTAGTCAACGTCGCGATGATGTCGTCGGCGCAAGCCATCGCGACCATGACCATCTCGGGGAAGCGCATCGACTTTCCGGTGCGCCTTACGGATGCATACTCGCGAATGCGGCGCAGCACGGGATACTTCTTTTCAAGAGAGCAGATTGACAGCCTGTTCCCACTTGATGTGAGCGCCCTGCTCATGCGGACACCCGGTGTACGCGTCACCGGGGATGGCAGGTTTGACTTCGCGCGATGCAAGACAAGCAGAAATATTCATGTATGGGTGGATGGCGCGCGATGGACGAACTACCATGGGTTCGGGGGGATGGATGCCCACACTGCCGTGAGAGACATCCCCCCCTCCTCCATCCAGCTCATGGAAGTCTACAGCGGCGTCGCGCGCATTCCTGGCGAGTATCTCGATGACGCCTGCGCGGTAATCCTCATTTGGCGGAAGTAG
- a CDS encoding ABC transporter permease produces the protein MITAVLAAVSVGVGALRDNPLRTILSTLGVIVGVGALVSVLSLGDAMESFVRGELARTTDVQAVTVQVRSRILVDGEWVPVRDVPIFTPTHLEQLQRELPMVRGAAMFLNGSARVAWLRSGKQRQVGITATTPGIDAFGKTALAVGRPFTVAEATHNAPVILLSYRLAAELAAGRPAESLLDEWVRVRGLPRQVIGIFAAFTGEFGYSARVPYSAAGAVFGPNFSRNAPQLMLQARTVEDLPGMQHGIEDWLASRYRNWDDKVEIKAMEQQLEQVTQGFGVMKLFLGTLAGISLLVGGIGIMNIMLANVTERTREIGIRKALGARAHDINVQFLTEAVTIACFGCALGVALGATITAGAVMGIRAWSKVENLHFVISPSTLLVAVGSSAVIGLVFGTYPARRASRLSPIDAIRHE, from the coding sequence ATGATCACCGCCGTCCTTGCCGCAGTCAGCGTGGGCGTCGGCGCGCTACGCGACAATCCACTCCGCACAATCCTCTCCACGCTCGGCGTGATTGTCGGCGTGGGCGCGCTGGTGTCGGTGCTCTCGCTGGGAGACGCGATGGAGTCCTTCGTGCGCGGGGAATTGGCGCGCACGACCGATGTCCAAGCCGTCACCGTCCAGGTTCGGTCGCGCATTCTGGTGGACGGCGAGTGGGTACCGGTGCGGGATGTGCCGATTTTCACGCCCACGCATCTGGAGCAGCTGCAGCGCGAGCTGCCGATGGTACGCGGTGCGGCCATGTTTCTCAATGGCAGTGCGCGGGTCGCGTGGCTTCGGTCCGGCAAACAGCGTCAAGTGGGCATCACCGCCACCACGCCCGGCATTGACGCGTTTGGAAAAACCGCGCTCGCGGTCGGTCGACCGTTTACAGTGGCCGAAGCCACCCACAATGCACCCGTCATTCTTCTTTCCTATCGACTCGCCGCAGAACTGGCCGCCGGTCGTCCTGCGGAGTCTCTGTTGGACGAATGGGTGCGCGTGCGGGGACTGCCGCGGCAAGTGATCGGCATCTTTGCCGCGTTTACCGGTGAGTTTGGCTACAGCGCCCGCGTCCCGTACTCGGCGGCCGGCGCCGTGTTCGGGCCCAACTTTTCCCGGAATGCGCCGCAACTGATGCTGCAGGCGCGAACGGTGGAGGATCTCCCGGGCATGCAACACGGCATCGAGGACTGGCTCGCCAGTCGTTATCGCAACTGGGACGACAAGGTGGAGATCAAGGCGATGGAACAGCAGTTGGAACAGGTGACCCAGGGGTTCGGGGTCATGAAGCTGTTCCTCGGCACCCTGGCCGGCATCTCGCTGCTGGTGGGCGGCATTGGCATCATGAACATCATGCTGGCCAACGTGACCGAGCGCACCCGCGAGATTGGCATTCGCAAAGCGTTGGGCGCGCGTGCGCATGACATCAACGTGCAGTTCCTCACCGAAGCCGTGACCATTGCCTGCTTTGGGTGTGCACTCGGTGTCGCGCTGGGCGCGACGATCACGGCGGGCGCAGTGATGGGCATCCGCGCGTGGTCGAAGGTGGAGAATCTGCATTTTGTGATTTCGCCGAGCACGCTGCTGGTGGCGGTTGGCTCGTCGGCCGTGATTGGTCTAGTGTTCGGCACCTATCCCGCGCGGCGGGCCTCGCGGCTTAGTCCGATCGACGCCATACGCCACGAGTAA
- a CDS encoding amidohydrolase — protein MDSATPRAEAFAVSNNRFVAIGTSAAMKSLVGKRTQVIDAKGMTIVPGFIDTHNHAGGTTLLYEVLVGNPFEVEFVTIQSIIDKLRERAKQTPPGTWVSGYFHDDTKLKDKRQVTLRDLDQVSTAHPVVVRHRGGHTAFYNSKAFELAKVTKDTPNPPGGTFDKDANGELSGRVTDRAMNMLSAAGKRPQYSAAENDKRERDGMAHISKEFARYGLTTVHHEGGDLAAIQDVRARGDLKHRVSYEASGAVLEGMITSGIKSGFGDDWIRFGATSEHTVDGSFSERTMAMSVPYTGTDYKGNVTETQATLDAWVERVHRAGIQVNCHANGDVAIDMYLTAFERAQQKAPRPDARPKITHCTLITDDLVKRMKALDAIPAMFTTYAYYNTDKFPFYGEALMKRSMAFRTMLDAGIHAAAGSDFSPGPFAPLMGIQGMVTRTGWDGTSWGVNQRISVSEAIRVNTLNGAYAAHEEGIKGSITLGKLADFVMLSDDPHTVKAEVIKDIAIVRTVVGGEQVFVR, from the coding sequence ATGGACAGCGCCACACCGCGCGCCGAGGCGTTTGCGGTGAGCAACAATCGGTTCGTGGCCATCGGGACGTCGGCCGCGATGAAGTCGTTGGTGGGCAAACGCACCCAGGTGATCGATGCCAAGGGCATGACCATCGTGCCGGGCTTCATCGACACGCACAATCATGCGGGCGGCACCACCCTGTTGTACGAAGTGCTGGTGGGCAATCCGTTCGAGGTGGAGTTCGTCACCATCCAGAGCATCATCGACAAGTTGCGCGAGCGAGCGAAGCAAACGCCGCCGGGCACCTGGGTATCGGGCTACTTTCACGACGACACGAAGCTCAAGGACAAGCGCCAGGTCACGCTGCGCGACCTGGACCAGGTGAGCACCGCGCATCCGGTGGTGGTGCGTCATCGTGGCGGGCACACAGCGTTCTACAACAGCAAGGCCTTCGAGTTGGCCAAGGTTACCAAGGACACGCCCAACCCACCGGGCGGGACATTCGACAAGGACGCGAACGGCGAACTGTCAGGACGGGTCACCGATCGTGCCATGAACATGTTGAGCGCCGCCGGCAAGCGTCCGCAGTATTCGGCGGCCGAGAACGACAAGCGGGAACGTGATGGCATGGCGCACATCTCCAAGGAGTTCGCGCGCTATGGTCTCACCACGGTGCATCACGAAGGCGGCGACCTGGCGGCCATTCAGGACGTGCGCGCGCGCGGCGATCTCAAGCACCGTGTGAGCTATGAGGCCAGTGGCGCCGTGCTGGAGGGGATGATCACCAGCGGTATCAAGAGCGGCTTTGGCGATGACTGGATTCGCTTTGGTGCCACGTCGGAGCATACGGTGGACGGCTCGTTCTCCGAGCGCACGATGGCCATGAGCGTGCCGTACACCGGCACCGACTACAAAGGCAACGTGACCGAAACGCAGGCCACGCTGGACGCGTGGGTGGAGCGCGTGCATCGCGCCGGCATTCAGGTGAACTGTCATGCCAACGGTGACGTGGCCATCGACATGTACCTCACCGCCTTCGAACGCGCGCAGCAGAAGGCTCCGCGCCCCGATGCGCGTCCCAAGATCACGCACTGCACGCTCATTACCGACGATTTGGTGAAGCGCATGAAGGCACTGGATGCCATTCCGGCCATGTTCACCACGTACGCGTACTACAACACGGACAAGTTCCCGTTTTACGGCGAAGCGCTTATGAAGCGCAGCATGGCGTTCCGCACCATGCTGGATGCGGGCATCCACGCGGCCGCGGGATCGGACTTCAGCCCTGGGCCGTTTGCGCCGCTGATGGGCATTCAGGGGATGGTGACACGCACCGGATGGGACGGCACGTCCTGGGGCGTGAACCAGCGCATCAGTGTGAGCGAGGCCATTCGCGTGAACACGTTGAATGGTGCGTACGCGGCGCATGAAGAGGGAATCAAGGGATCGATCACCCTGGGCAAACTGGCCGATTTCGTGATGTTGTCCGATGACCCGCATACGGTGAAGGCAGAGGTCATCAAGGACATCGCCATCGTGCGCACGGTGGTAGGGGGGGAGCAGGTGTTTGTGCGATAG
- a CDS encoding MBL fold metallo-hydrolase — protein MTAFRSHRAAAAALVPVLCGALVACDQQPAPRVSDTTASTATVAAASWCASLPRPANAALELVDAGSDWFTVYRVEPDVYALVESRQFQEAISYLIVGTHRALLYDAGIGLVPMRPTIERLTKLPVTVLNSHTHFDHVGANHEFTDILGMDTPFTREKERGRPHADIADEVEAGSFCGKPPAGVDTAAFRSLPFTITRRVADGDTIDLGNRKLVILAAPGHTPDAIALLDPAHGLLWTGDSYYDSAIWLFSPGTDLDAYEQSMTRLAKLVPVLHRLLPAHNTATADPSRLTAVVDAVRTMRAGGGVRTPEGANRVQVRVGDVTFMIGAGGGRRAAPPEVALPPPPGAAPNGGGGGGPRGGGEETPGGGGEGGVPVGGAGRSLFAPLETTMYNRRSPRDSTRREFMGLTVAGADSGRRPSPFRAARGPFRVGERDSWLLTPAPGGLGVVHSASTPRSTQWTAPHRAPRRLR, from the coding sequence ATGACTGCCTTCCGCTCCCATCGCGCCGCCGCCGCGGCACTCGTCCCGGTGCTGTGCGGAGCGCTCGTGGCGTGCGATCAGCAACCCGCACCGCGCGTGAGCGATACCACGGCCTCAACGGCCACCGTGGCCGCCGCATCCTGGTGCGCCTCCCTGCCCCGCCCGGCCAACGCCGCACTCGAGTTGGTAGACGCCGGCAGCGACTGGTTCACCGTGTACCGCGTGGAACCCGATGTGTATGCGCTGGTGGAGTCGCGGCAGTTCCAGGAGGCCATTTCGTATCTCATCGTGGGCACCCATCGCGCGTTGTTGTACGATGCCGGTATCGGACTGGTGCCCATGCGGCCCACCATCGAGCGACTCACCAAACTCCCGGTAACGGTGCTCAACTCGCACACGCACTTCGATCACGTGGGCGCGAACCATGAGTTCACCGACATTCTGGGCATGGACACGCCATTCACGCGCGAGAAGGAGCGCGGACGACCGCATGCCGATATTGCCGACGAAGTGGAGGCCGGGAGTTTCTGCGGGAAACCGCCGGCCGGCGTTGACACCGCGGCGTTTCGGTCGCTCCCCTTTACCATCACGCGTCGCGTGGCCGACGGTGATACGATCGACCTCGGCAACCGCAAGCTGGTCATTCTCGCGGCACCGGGGCACACGCCGGACGCCATTGCGCTGCTGGACCCGGCGCACGGACTGCTCTGGACCGGCGATTCGTACTACGACTCCGCCATCTGGCTGTTCTCACCGGGCACCGATCTGGACGCGTACGAACAGTCCATGACGCGTCTGGCGAAACTGGTGCCCGTGCTGCACCGTTTGCTGCCGGCGCACAACACGGCCACGGCAGATCCGTCACGACTGACCGCCGTGGTAGACGCCGTGCGCACCATGCGCGCCGGTGGTGGCGTTCGCACGCCGGAGGGTGCCAATCGTGTGCAGGTGCGTGTTGGTGACGTGACGTTCATGATCGGGGCGGGCGGCGGGCGCCGCGCCGCCCCTCCGGAGGTAGCGCTGCCCCCCCCCCCGGGGGCCGCCCCCAACGGCGGCGGGGGGGGGGGGCCCCGGGGGGGGGGGGAAGAAACGCCCGGGGGGGGGGGGGAGGGGGGGGTTCCCGTTGGGGGCGCGGGGCGGAGCCTTTTCGCGCCCCTGGAGACAACGATGTACAACCGTCGCTCACCACGCGATTCCACCCGTCGCGAGTTCATGGGGCTCACCGTTGCCGGTGCGGACAGTGGTCGCCGTCCGTCCCCCTTCCGGGCTGCCCGCGGCCCGTTTCGCGTCGGCGAACGGGACTCCTGGCTGTTGACCCCGGCACCTGGTGGCCTTGGGGTGGTGCACAGCGCCTCAACGCCAAGGTCTACACAATGGACAGCGCCACACCGCGCGCCGAGGCGTTTGCGGTGA
- a CDS encoding 1,4-dihydroxy-6-naphthoate synthase encodes MRELTFGYSPCPNDTFAFHALAHGLVSAPFRIRPVLLDIEELNRRAHDGEFHLTKMSVGAFAGVGDTYRLLRSGAALGQGVGPLVVTRTPMSLAEAVQGRMAIPGRETTAYRLLRLAAPVPGEVVEMRYDRILQAVASGDVDAGLIIHESRFTYAEHGLSRAADLGEWWENETGLPVPLAGICARADLDGVLVAAAERAIRDSVQYAFDNPDASRAYVREHAQEMSETVCAAHIALYVNRYSLDVGEDGRRAIARLVRA; translated from the coding sequence ATGCGTGAGCTGACGTTCGGCTATTCGCCGTGCCCGAACGACACGTTCGCCTTCCATGCACTGGCGCACGGCCTCGTGTCCGCGCCGTTTCGCATCCGGCCGGTATTGCTGGATATCGAGGAGTTGAATCGTCGCGCGCATGACGGCGAGTTCCACCTCACCAAGATGAGCGTCGGGGCGTTCGCCGGTGTGGGTGACACCTATCGGCTGCTGCGCAGCGGGGCTGCGTTGGGGCAGGGCGTAGGACCGCTGGTGGTGACACGCACGCCCATGTCGCTTGCCGAGGCCGTGCAGGGTCGCATGGCGATTCCGGGACGCGAGACCACGGCGTATCGACTGCTGCGTTTGGCCGCGCCGGTGCCTGGCGAGGTGGTGGAGATGCGGTACGATCGCATCCTGCAGGCTGTGGCCAGCGGCGATGTGGACGCCGGGCTCATCATCCACGAAAGCCGTTTTACGTACGCCGAGCACGGGTTGTCGCGGGCCGCGGATCTGGGGGAATGGTGGGAGAACGAGACGGGGTTGCCGGTGCCACTGGCCGGGATTTGCGCGCGCGCCGATCTGGATGGCGTGCTGGTGGCGGCGGCCGAGCGGGCCATTCGCGATTCGGTGCAGTATGCGTTTGATAATCCCGATGCGAGCCGCGCGTATGTGCGTGAGCATGCGCAGGAGATGTCGGAGACGGTGTGCGCGGCGCACATTGCGCTGTACGTGAACCGGTACAGCCTTGATGTGGGTGAGGACGGGCGGCGGGCAATTGCACGGCTGGTGCGGGCCTGA
- a CDS encoding prolyl-tRNA synthetase associated domain-containing protein, with protein sequence MPDIYAFLDELGIAYERCDHPAVFTVSEVHQLVPPLRGAHTKNLFLRDKKGRQHVLVVVASDKQVDIKSLSGMLGLGHLSFGSPERLHKYLGIEPGSVTLLALLNDANHEVAVFIDRDLWDADALQCHPLVNTATLVIARDGIERFLRATGHPYQLVEVPVDAGRAIPDAHRGSGEAT encoded by the coding sequence ATGCCCGACATCTACGCCTTCCTCGACGAACTCGGCATCGCCTACGAACGCTGCGATCACCCGGCGGTGTTCACCGTGTCCGAAGTCCATCAACTCGTGCCACCGCTGCGCGGTGCGCACACCAAGAATCTCTTCCTGCGCGACAAGAAAGGCCGCCAACACGTGCTGGTCGTGGTAGCGTCCGACAAGCAGGTGGACATCAAGTCGCTGTCGGGAATGCTGGGACTTGGTCACCTGAGCTTCGGGTCGCCGGAACGACTCCACAAGTATCTGGGTATAGAACCAGGCTCGGTCACGCTGCTGGCGCTACTCAACGACGCCAACCACGAGGTGGCCGTGTTCATCGATCGGGACCTCTGGGACGCCGATGCGCTCCAGTGTCATCCGCTGGTCAACACCGCGACACTGGTCATTGCCAGGGACGGAATCGAACGATTTCTCCGGGCCACTGGCCACCCGTACCAGTTGGTGGAGGTGCCAGTCGATGCCGGTCGGGCAATCCCCGATGCTCACCGTGGCTCGGGTGAGGCAACGTGA